The following is a genomic window from Micromonospora cathayae.
GAACGTCTGCGGCGGCCTGGGCAGCTACTGAGATCCCGTGAGGAGGGTCGCGTGACCACCAAGGTTCCCAAGGGCCACCCGGCGTACGCCGGCTCGGCCCCGTACAATCCCGCCCAGTTGCGTTTCTACGACCCGGTCGTGCTCCGGTTCGCCAACCGGTTCCTGTGGCGGTGCCCCACCGACCGGATCGTCGACCTGTACAGCCGGAACGTCTCCGGCCGGCACCTCGAACTGGGCCCCGGCACCGGCTACTTCCTGGACCGGTGTCAGTTCCCCGTGCCCGATCCGGAGATCACCCTGGTCGACCTGAACTCCAACCCGCTGGCTCACACCGCGCGCCGGATCGCCCGGTACCGGCCGCGGACCCTCCAGGCCGACCTCCTGGAGCCGTTGGACCTGCCGCCCGGCGGTTTCCACTCGGTGGGGATCAACTACGTCCTGCACTGCCTGCCCGGCCGGATCGAGACCAAGGCGGCCGTGCTCGGCAACCTGCGACCGCTGCTGGCCCCCGGCGCCGTCGTGTTCGGTGGGACGATCCTCGGCGACGGCGTACGGCACACCCGCCTCTCCCGGCGGATGATCGAGCTGTACAACCGGATCGGCGCGTTCACGAATCTGGCCGACGACCGCGACACCCTGGACCGGGTGCTCGGCGAGCGGTTCACCCACCACCGGATCGACGTGTGCGGGGCGGTCGCCCTGTTCGTCGCCCGAACCGACTGACTACCGGGCCAGGGGCGGATCCCGGCCGTCGAGGCACCCGGCGTGATCGCCGGGGACCGCTCCGGTGCCGGGTACGCGCTCTCCCGGTCGGGGGCCTCGGTAGCCCAGGTCCCCGCCGTCGACCGACCCGTTCGCGACGGGACCGGCCGGGACGGGGACCGGGCGGTCGGGGCCCCGGACCCGGAAGGTGCGGCGGTACGCCGACGGGGCGACGCCGACCTGCTGGTGCAGGCGCTGGCGCAGCGCGGCAGCGGTGCCGAAACCGGACCGCCGGGCCACCTGCTCGACGGCGAGGTCGGTGGTCTCCAGCAGCAGCCGGGCATGGTCGGTGCGTTGCCGCAGCAGCCACTGTGCGGGACTGAGTCCGGTCTCCGACCGGAAGTGCCGGGTGAACGTGCGGACGCTCATCCGGGCGTGTGCGGCCAGCTCGCGCAGGGTCACCGGCTCGGCCAGCCGCTGCCGGGCCCACTCCCGGGTGGCGGAGGTGCCGTTGTCCGGTTCCCGGGGCACCGGTCGTTCGATGTACTGCGCCTGTCCACCGTCGCGCCAGGGTGGCACCACGCACCGCCGGGCCGCCCGACCGGCCACCTCGCTGCCGTGGTCGGTCCGCACCACGTGCAGGCACAGGTCGAGGCCGGCGGCGACCCCGGCCGAGGTCAGCACGTCACCGCCGTCGACGAACAGCACGTCCGGGTCCAGGTCGACGTCCGGGTGCAGCCGGCGGAACCGGTCCACGTACGCCCAGTGGGTGGTGGCCCGGCGGCCGGTGAGCAGGCCGGCGGCGGCGAGCACGAACGCGCCGGTGCAGATCGCCATCACCCGGGCCCCCCGGGCGTGGGCCGCCCGCAACGCCGCCCCGACCACCGGGTCGACCGTGCCGCTGTCCAGCGCAGGACCGCCCTGCACCCCGGGCACCACCACCGTGTCGGCGGCGGTGAGCAGGTCCGGCCCGTGCTCGGGCAGCACCCGGAAGCCGTTGCTGCTGCGCACCGGACCACCGTCCGGGGTGCAGATCCCGACCGCGTAGCGGTCGGTGCCGTCGCGGTCCCGGGCGGCCCCGAAGACCTGGGTGGGCATGCCGAGGTCGAGACCCACCACCTCGTCGAGGGCGAGCACGGCGACCCGGTGCGGAGCACTCGTCATGGCCCGATTCTTGCGTATGGTGGCCGTCCGGCCACTCGTCGGGTCCACGGACCGGCCTCCAGACTCGGTACGTGTTCCGTACCCGCCGGGTCCACCCGGCTTGGATCGTGGCCGCTGTCGCCTTCGTGGCGCTGGTCGGGGCCGCCGGCTTCCGCGCCGCGCCGTCGGTGCTGCTGAACCCGCTGCACGAGGAGTTCGGCTGGCCGCTGGCCACCATCTCCGCCGCCGTCTCGGTCAACCTGCTGCTCTACGGCCTCACCGCGCCGTTCGCCGCCGCCCTGATGGACCGGTTCGGCGTCCGGCGGGTGGCGTCCGCGGCCCTGCTGCTGGTGGCGCTGGGCAGCGGCCTGAGCGTGTTCGTCACCGCGAGCTGGCAGTTGCTGCTGTGCTGGGGGGTGCTGGTCGGGCTGGGCACCGGGTCGATGGCGCTGGCCTTCGTGGCGACGGTGACCGGGCGCTGGTTCGTCCGCCGCCGGGGCCTGGTGACCGGGGTGCTGACCGCCGGCGGGGCCGCCGGTCAACTGGTCTTCCTGCCGCTGGTCGCCGTCCTGGCCCGCGACCACGGCTGGCGGGTGGCGATCCTCGTCGTCGCCGGGACGGCGCTGGCGGTCGTCCCGCTGGTCGGGTGGCTGCTGCGGGAGCACCCGGCCGATCTGGGTCGGCCGGCGTACGGGGCGGCCGAGGTGAGCCGTCCCGCGCCGCCGACCGGGAACGCGGCGGCGCGCGCGGTGGGCGCGTTGACCGCCGCCGCCCGGACCCGACCGTTCTGGGTGCTCGCCGGCGGGTTCGCGATCTGCGGCGCGACCACCAACGGCCTGGTCGGCACACATTTCGTACCGGCCGCCCACGACCACGGGATGCCGCAGACCACCGCCGCGTCCCTGCTGGCCCTGGTGGGTCTGTTCGACATCGTCGGCACGGTCGCCTCCGGCTGGCTCACCGACCGGGTGGACAGCCGGCTGCTGCTGGCCGCCTACTACGCGCTGCGCGGGCTGTC
Proteins encoded in this region:
- a CDS encoding class I SAM-dependent methyltransferase codes for the protein MTTKVPKGHPAYAGSAPYNPAQLRFYDPVVLRFANRFLWRCPTDRIVDLYSRNVSGRHLELGPGTGYFLDRCQFPVPDPEITLVDLNSNPLAHTARRIARYRPRTLQADLLEPLDLPPGGFHSVGINYVLHCLPGRIETKAAVLGNLRPLLAPGAVVFGGTILGDGVRHTRLSRRMIELYNRIGAFTNLADDRDTLDRVLGERFTHHRIDVCGAVALFVARTD
- a CDS encoding GlxA family transcriptional regulator, producing MTSAPHRVAVLALDEVVGLDLGMPTQVFGAARDRDGTDRYAVGICTPDGGPVRSSNGFRVLPEHGPDLLTAADTVVVPGVQGGPALDSGTVDPVVGAALRAAHARGARVMAICTGAFVLAAAGLLTGRRATTHWAYVDRFRRLHPDVDLDPDVLFVDGGDVLTSAGVAAGLDLCLHVVRTDHGSEVAGRAARRCVVPPWRDGGQAQYIERPVPREPDNGTSATREWARQRLAEPVTLRELAAHARMSVRTFTRHFRSETGLSPAQWLLRQRTDHARLLLETTDLAVEQVARRSGFGTAAALRQRLHQQVGVAPSAYRRTFRVRGPDRPVPVPAGPVANGSVDGGDLGYRGPRPGERVPGTGAVPGDHAGCLDGRDPPLAR
- a CDS encoding MFS transporter; protein product: MFRTRRVHPAWIVAAVAFVALVGAAGFRAAPSVLLNPLHEEFGWPLATISAAVSVNLLLYGLTAPFAAALMDRFGVRRVASAALLLVALGSGLSVFVTASWQLLLCWGVLVGLGTGSMALAFVATVTGRWFVRRRGLVTGVLTAGGAAGQLVFLPLVAVLARDHGWRVAILVVAGTALAVVPLVGWLLREHPADLGRPAYGAAEVSRPAPPTGNAAARAVGALTAAARTRPFWVLAGGFAICGATTNGLVGTHFVPAAHDHGMPQTTAASLLALVGLFDIVGTVASGWLTDRVDSRLLLAAYYALRGLSLLLLPGLFAATAEPSMLVFVVFYGLDWVATVPPTVALCRQYFGASAPVVFGWVFAAHQVGAAVAATGAGLVRDGFGDYTLAWYVAGALALGAAGLSLLLGRPHPVAAPPPVTAPPPAPAPAPAPAPAPVTAPPTVPTTGGRPAIDDR